The Lacerta agilis isolate rLacAgi1 chromosome 14, rLacAgi1.pri, whole genome shotgun sequence sequence TGGCTCTTGCGGTCGAATCCTGCTAGCAGGTTTCCCCCATaacttggtcactgtgagaacaggatgctggactagatgggccgtcgGCCTCATCCAGCAAACCCTTCgtatgtcccccaccccacccccaatctctaaGAATTGTGTTACTTGCCGTcggagaagaagagagagacatTGGTGGTGGGAGGGACAAGGCCATCAGATGTAAAGTTAATTGACCGGGCGCGATGCCCGAATTCAAATTCTGCTCCGGCATTTTCCCGATCGTGCTGAGTATATTTGCTTAACTGATTCAGAGCTGTGTACATCGCGCAGGCTAAATACACGGACGTGTGTTTGCTTACAGCGCATAATTTGCTGCACCAACTTTCCAAGCGtctcagcagagaggagggaatggaaggagaGACtcaaggcaggtggggggggagcaggtgaGACCCCTCCTCACCTAAGCTACAGGCAAGCGACCTGTTTTGCAGGAGCTGTACCGAGTAGGATTTCCTCCCAAAGGTTCCCCGGAGATTCAGTGTCTCGCATTCAGGGCTTGACGCtaagccctgcaaggtaggaagGCTACtgttaaatgccccccccccaaaaaaaacaacccatggcATTATTTTGGCTTGGGgagtagggttgccagacctGGTCTGACCTGAAATCTCCCTGGAACCTTCTCCAACGGGATGGCTTGGATTTTCAGGTAGGctataagacaggggtcagcaaaccttttcagcagggggccggtccactgtccctcagaccttgtggggggccagactatattttggggaaaaaatatgaacgaattcctatgccccacaaataacccagagatgcgtttttaataaaaggacacattctactcatgtaaaaacacactgattcccagaccgtcggtgggccggattgagaaggtgattgggctgcatccggcccccaggccttagtttagggacccctgcTGTAAGACCTTTAATCATGGAATATAGGGTTAAAGTGACATCCCAAGGGTATAGAaaattaataatataaatataaatttccagtctgaccccctgcaacacacacacacacacacacacacacacacacacacacacacatttcccaattaacctccatctccaggaccGGTCCTATGACATCACCCTGGAGGCGTGCGCTCCAACTGTCCTGTTTCTAccgggacatcccagaattacagaagctgccTCGATTTCTGATTCCATCCCGGGATGTCCCAGGATTTCAGCCAAGGGGgcgggtcgggggggggggggtcaaaagatGTGCCGCACCTCTGACCAGAACTTCATCCCTCTGTAGGCGGATTGGGTCTGGGGTTGGGGGCAAAGACAAAAGGAgagctgagcatgtgcagagtgcctttctcctcctcagaggtcaggtggccatctatccttagctgtggttcctgcattgcaggggggttgggctagatgacccttgggggtccctgccACTGAGTAACCAGGAGCGTCCGGAGGAAAGGAAATAATTAACCTTTCCTCAGGTCTCCCGGCCAACCTTGCCCTCGAAGGGAAAAGCTGCTCTCAGCAGCTTCCAATGCAGTTTAGTCTTTAACTAGATGGTGATGGCAACCCTGAACCCCACAGACTAATCTTTAACCTGGATCTGCCCCTTTGGCACCTGAGCTCCTCCACGCTTAGATTTCTCCTTGCGATGCTCACCCAAAGTGACCCCCTGCCAGGGAGCCTGAGCCCAGGTGTCCTTCAAGCCGGGAGGGGGGCTGGGAGGTAATGGGCAGGGCCCGTCCCCCAGTCTCTTAAATTCATGTTGAGTCTCAGGACAGAGTTTTcttattcatttctttatttgttgcatttatatatcccaccgtttcctccaaggagctcgaggttcaccctcccaccccctcatttaatccccacaacaaccctgtgaggtaggctaggctgagaaaggCAGTGGCTGGCCAAACGTCACCCAGTGAGAGTCCCAGTGGGGGTGTGGCTTGAGGAGAGGGCGTGGCCCTGTGGAATCCCAGTGGGTGTGGCTTGAGGAGAGGGCGTGGCCTTTTGGAATCCCAGTGGGTGTGGCTTGGATGAGAGGGTGTGGCCCTTGGAATCCAAGTGAGGGTGTGGCTTGAGGAGAGAGGGCATGGCCTTGTAGAGTCCCAGTGGGTGTGGCTTAAGGAGAGGGCGTGGCCTTGTAGAGTCCCAGTGGGTGTGGCTTGAGGAGAGGGCGTGGCCTTATAGTCCCAGCAAGTGTGGTTTGTGGAGAGGGCGTGGCCTTATGGAATCCCAGTGGGTGTGGCTTAGGTGAGAGGGTGTGGCCCTGTGGAATCCAAGTGACGGTGTGGCTTGAGGAGAGGGCATGGCCCTAGGAGAAGGCGTGGCCTTTGGAATCCCAGTGGGTGTGGCTTGAGGAGAGGGCGTGACCTTATAGTCCCAGCAGGTGTGGTTTGAGGAGAGGGCGTGGCCTTGTAGAGTCCCAGTGGGTGTGGCTTGAGGAGAGGGCGTGGCCTTGTAGAGTCCCAGTGGGTGTGGCTTGAGGAGAGGGCATGGCCTTATGGAATCCCAGTGGGTGTGGCTTGAGGATGGGGCGTGGCCTTATGGAATTCCAGTGGGTGTGGCTTGAGGATGGGGCGTGGCCTTGTAGAGTCCCAGTGGGTGTGGCTTGAGGAGTGGGCATGGCCTTGTAGAGTCCCAGTGGGTGTGGCTTGAGGAGAGGGCGTGGCCTTGTAGAGTCCCAGTGGGTGTGGCTTGAGGAGAGGGCGTGACTTTATAGTCCCAGCAGGTGTGGTTTGAGGAGAGGGCGTGGCCTTATGGAATCCGAGTGGGTGTGGCTTGAGGATGGGGCGTGGCCTTGGAGAGTCCCTAGGGTCTGGATAGAGAGGcttagagggctgcatttgacccaCGGGCCTGGGGCTCCCCACACCCACTCCAAAGGGATGTGGGCATGAGCATGTTCTGGACACACCCCGTTGCTGCATCAGCGGGAGTCAACGGTTCGCAGGCCTTCCCCGCGGAAGGAGCGCCCGACACATTATTCCGGTTTGGGGGAGGAGGCCGTGGGCTCAGGGGAAGGGCTGGTCGGGGGGCAGGTGGAAGCTGGCATCCAGGAAGATGCTGAAGGTGCCCACCGTGGTGAAGATGACGAAGGTCCAGAAGAAGAGGCGGTCCACCACGATGGCGACGTATTCCCAGTCCTTCTTCAGCTGCAAGGGAAGGAGGAAGCGGGTCACAGGGCAGTAGAATTgggagggaaccccaagggtcatccagtccaaccccctgcaaacagCTCGGACCCTCAGAAGGTCCTTCCTAGTGTTTAAGCTGGAATCTCCTCCTTTGTAACTTGAACCTGTTGGGTTTTCGGGGGTCCATGTGGCAGCCCACCAGATATTGGAAGGGTGGCTATTGCACCTCATCTCAGTCTCCCGTTATCCTGGCAAAACACACCCAGATCCTTCCACCCTTCCCCATAACGCTTGGTTTCTTCCGCAAGAACTCACTTCGTCGtagtcatcctgctcctgcagcTGCTCTGCTATGTAGCTGACGGCGTCCATGGCAGCCTTCAAGTCTGGCGGGAGCGCGATGCAGTGACTGGGCCCGTCAATGTACTTCTTCATATCCGTGGGGAATGCCTCTGGCTGGAACCTGAGGGAGATTGGCAGTCAACCCTAACAATGCATATTCCCGTTAATTAGTAAgtctagggcatgggtaggcaaactaaggcccgggggccggatctggcccaatcgccttctgaatccggcctgcggacggtccgggaatcagagtgtttttttacatgagtagaatgtgtccttttatttaaaatgcatctctgggttatttgtggggcataggaattcgttcatatcttcccccccccaaaaaaatatagtccggccccccacaaggtctgaggggcagtggaccggccccctgctgaaaaagcttgctgacccctggctaggGGCCAACAACCACAGAGATGTAAATTCCTAGATAGGCAGACTCGGTCCATAGgaatgcgagagagagagagagagagagagagagagagagagagagagagagagagagagagagaactctgtgtgatgtcattccCCCGTTTCCAGTGGTTGCAAAAAACGAGAGATATAAACccttatcctctctctctccacctctctctctttttgtccttTTGCACCTTATTTTTGATTGGGATGCATGTCTGTCTCAAGTCTCCCTGAGCACAGACGCAATTTTACTACTCAACTATGTATTTTGTAACCTAGAAGTATTTTTCACCTGCATTGTGTTTGCTGCTGTTGGGTGCTGAAAATGGGTGCAAGACTATAAGTAAGTAAACTCCTGTTTAAACTTACTTTACGGTCATTATTTCACCAAGCAAGCTAACTCCAAAAGTGGGGAGCCAGCTTCCAGCCTTTCCTAAACTTCTGTTTTTCTGCCAAAGGGTGGTAATCTGCCCAGCTGACGTTCCAGATGCAAACATCAAGCCGATTATTCAAGCTGATCCCACACATGTGAGAGTCTGGAAGGATATTtgtaattaatatatcctctcctacgcAAATCAAtcagtcagtggagcatgagactctgaatttcagggtcgtgggttcgagccccacgttgggcaaaagacccCCGGTTTGGAACAGATGACCCTCccaacaattctatgaaaacCTTGAAAGGGTAAGAATGGAAGAAGGAGTCCACCATTGATAGAACAAGCCAAGACCACCATCTCCCCCTCGCTCAGGCCTACTATTTTGAGGGAGCTGTTCAAGAGTAGCAAATATGACTCAAATGGGGAGGGCCctccttttgcaaaaaataaaaaatatccaatTAGTCATGAAAAGTGCCAGGGGGCTAAGATATTTCCCTATTTGGAGTGACGACAACACTGATCTAGAAAGGGTGGACCTCACTCTCAATTGGCTTTGAAACCCTCTCAATTGGCTTTGAAACCCTCTCAATTGGCTTTGAAACCCTCTCAATTGGCTTTGAAACCCTCTCAATTGGCTTTACTGTCAACGTGACGAAATCGGATTTGCAATTTGAATCAACGCAATCCTGAATAAAGTCTGGCCGATTGGGAGTCTGGGGCGAGTCTCCGTACTTGAATCCATaaggggaattcccccccccccccgccgccgccacaaTTCCCACCGCCACACTTTCAGAACTATCTAGCAACGACCTCTCTCATTCCTCCCACCTTCCCTGCTTCCAGCGTCAAATTGCCTGACACCGGGTCAGGGCCTCTTCACCTGTTGGGTTTGGGGAACTGGAAATCGTAGGCAGGGGTGCGGATAAAATACTCGTCCGTCCGGCGGCTGCTTTTCACCACGATCTCTTgtttggggtgtgggggtgcaGGTTTGAGGAGCGCCTCTTGTTTGGGCCGCCGCAAGCCCAGATACCGGGGGAGCGTGTGGATGAAGATCtagagaaggagggaggaaggaagagagagtaCATTTccttgcatttccctccacatttCTGCTTAAGGGATGCCAGCAAGGCAGAAGGTTTTGGTAGAAGGATGCTTGTCTCTATTTGGATGCTTTTATATAAtcgtggctggggtataaataaataaattattattattattattattattattattattattattattattaatcggACAGCTGGTGGTAGTCCCTATGGCCCTTAATGGCTGTGAATCTCTCCCCAGCCTTTTGGCATGTCACACTCATTGCAATCTGAAAGGCATAAGAATGTATTACGAAccttgctggatccggccaatggcccatctagtccagcacgcTGCCATCACAGAGTACGACCAGGTGCCtctgagaaacctgcaagcaggacctgagtgcaagagccactttcccctcctgaagtttccagcaatTGCTCTTCAGAAGCCTCGCTGCCTCTAACCGTCGGAGGGAGAACACGGCTGTTCTGGCTAGTAGCTATCAATAGCGCACTcttcctctatgaatttgcccagtcctcttttaaatccacctAGGTTGGGGACCGCCACTgactcctgtggcagggagttccatagttcacaGCTGGTCCCAAGCACGGTTCTGGcagccagcttcttcctcctcgtcCCCCTGCACCACCATCCTATCACTTTCCCTTTAAAATGCAGCTGTTCTTCTCCTGCCCCACCAAGGAATGCTGCTCATCCTGTGGAGTTTACAGTCCAATCACAAATGCACATTTTGCTAGACAAGCGCAGTACACAGAGACCTCCTTCTGCCTCTCTTTTTCCACCATGCTAAGCAGAAATGTATCTGAGTTCTCATGACACATGTACCCTCTTTCGGGACTGCCAACTTCTATTTTGCTCTAACTGTCAAGTATTCTTCTGCATACGACATTGTTATATTTGCTGCCTGCactgaaatgtaagtaaaccttttttttaatgaaaaacgtGTGGTCCATTCTCTGCAGTGGGGATGATGAGGCGAAGGCACAGCAGACCACAAACAAAAGGGGATGAAAAGGTATAACCGGATAGCGgcaaacagattgaggttgaatcctgacaagacagaaatactgttttggatggatggggtgggcaggtgtgtgtgtgtggggggggactccctggtcctgaatggggcaactgtgcccctgaaggaccaggtgtgcagcctgggagtcattttggactcactgctgtccatggaggcgcaggtcagttctgtgtccagggcggctgtctaccagctccatctggtatgctggatgagaccctccctgcctgcagactgtctcgccagagtggtgcatgctctggttatctcccgcttggattactgcaatgcgctctacgtggggctacctttgaaggtgacccagaaactacaactaatccagaatgcggcagctagactgcgGACtgggagaccatataacaccggtcctgaaagacctcaattggctcccaggacgtttccgaccacaattcaaattgttggtgttgacctttaaagccctaaacggcctcaaaggcccagtatacctgaaagagcatctccacccccatcgttctgcccagacactgaaggtccagctccgagggccttctggtggttctctcactgcgagaagtgaagttgcagggaaccaggcagagggccttctcggtggtggcgccctcccatcagatgtcaaggaaataaacaactatctgacttttagaagacatcaagtttttaatgtttgttgttttatcgtgttcttaatattctgttgggagtcgtcCAGAGTGGcctgggaaacccagtcagataggcggggtacaagtaactaaataaataattcctaAGCTTAAGTCCGCTGCAAAACGTTTAAGTGTTTCTACTCTGCTAGAAAGTCTTCGGAGCCCGTTTACTTTTTGCATTTCTCCCACACGTCAGATAGGAGGTTTCGGTGTTAGGCTTTAACCCTCAGTCCATCTCCTCCACATACCTGCCGCACCCAGAAGGGCATCTCATGGGTGTTGGGTGAGCGATGGTGCAGGTTGAGGACGACCACGCTAAGGATGACGGACAAAGTCACAAAACTCATGGTGAACATGAGGTACTTCACGATGATGGGCACCGCCAAGGATGTCTCCGGGACCTTGTCagccagcagcaggaggaagacaGTGAGGGTGAGAAGGGCAAAGATGGAGAGGGTCATCTTCTCACCTGCAGAGGAGAACGTAAGCAGtaatgttttggggggacagggggcaggtgggtaTGGACCTGAagagggtaactgtgcccctgaaggaccaggtgtgcagcctgggagtcattttggactcaccgctgtccatggaggcacaggtcaattctgtgtccagggcagttgtctaccagctccatctggtacgcaggatgagaccctccctgcccgcagactgtctcaccagagtggcgcacgctctggttatctcccgcttggactacagcCATgggctctccgtggggctacctttgaaggtgacccagaaactacaactaatccagaatgcagcagctagactggtgactgggacttggccgccgagaccacataacaacagtcctgaaagacctacattcgttctcagtacgtttccgagcacacttcaaagtgttggtgctaaccttgaaagccctaaacggcctcaaaggcccagtacacccaaaggagcgtctccaaccccatcgttcagcccggacacggaggtccagctccgagggccttctggtggttccctccctgcgagaagtaagactgcagggaaccaggcagagggccttctcggtggtggcgcctgccctgtggaggaGGGCGTCAGGCTCAGCTAAGATGCCCATCCCACAAGGTGTAATAACACCCAACAGCCTGAAGGTGTCGCTCAAGAGTCGGAGAGGGCAGCCCCCAGAGGATGGGATGGCTCTTTTTTTTCTGGCTACACACCAGCATCTGGCGGGAGGTAGAAGACAAAGATGGCTAGGATGGTGATCAAGATGCAAGGGATGATGACGTTGATGAGGTAGAAGAGAGGCTTCCGCCGAATGATGAGGTAGAATGTGATGTCCTCGTACAGGGGGTCTCCCGGGAGGGTGTTCTTGCGGGACGGTTTGTGCCGGATCTCCCACTGCCCGTTGTCTGCAAAAGGAAAAGACGGAAGGGAAGTCAACTTGgtggaaattgcagtcaaacacaACTATGCGTGATTCCTAGtcagtgcatgaaggggttaagacaatAGAGCTGTGTTCCTAGACGCAGTTTGGCCACACCCACTCTTCCCCCTGGtgagggaggaagtgaagccttctcttcctgttcctctctcactctctcttcaCCGTGCAACTAACCAAGGAAGGCGTGCCTAAGCAAGCTTTCTGTATTCTCTGCAATTCCGAGACtattctgcctgtgttctcctttgctgctgcttggatgaatgcatgaatctgacctttgggatgttttgtaagtaaagcattttaaacttacttaacagcCTATTGTCTCTTCGTTGCAAGAGGGCTGGAAAGAGGGATAAAAGGATATAACAACCTATATTATTGACCCTATACTTCTGCTTGACTTTTGCAAATCTAAACTCTGCTACCGGGCGTTCTCTGCTGCTGGAGGGCGAGGTTAGCCCTGAattttgaatccaggcacccaCCCAGCCGATTCTTTTGTTAATTTACCCTGCACACATCACTCACAGGGACTGTTTTAAggaagtttattttttatttttattttattttaaacctttattaaatttccaaacgcaaaccaaaataaaacattaaatcttacaccacacaaataataatagaCACAATTTTACAATAATCTCTTGCAAATtataaatcaaatttaaaatatgacttcatattgcttttaCAACGGTTTTCTTGGtgtaatactcatttcattactctagctaataatttaattactctcctaaaaacacacacgcacacacacacacacatgaaacaaaataatatatagtttaaggaatttttaaatgtttgatcttttattgtgtttttaatagcctgttgaaagccgcccagagtggctggggaggcctggccagatgggcggggtataagtaatttattattattattattattattattattattattattattattattattattattattattatctcatatTTTCCCTCTCACACAACAAACCTTGTAGCAAGGAGGTCAAGGAATCCTGGCCTTACACACTCGTTCACCTGCCCCACATCACCTCCGATCAATCTTCCAGTTGTTGGAGATATTCGATTGTTAATTCAAACTtaattctattgtgttttatgttcgCTTAGTACGGTACGTGAATCTGGTCTGGGACCGTAATAAATTTAATCCATTCAGTTGTTGGAGAGGATGTGGAAATCATAAGAGTCCTAGAGCTGCAGAGATGGTAgcgaccccgagggtcatctagcccaacccccagcaatgcaggaatcttttgcctaagtaccacctgaccttcccatgcctggggtggtgtgacaatttttttttttgcccctgggtaccaatttaccttgctacgcccctgggcgctggccaggcttgggcggggggggggggcggcggcggaggggggctagcagcagcttctccgctgtagcggagtggtgctgcttgccccctacaccaccccccacctcctgctaaagcactctttggtggggggcagggggcgccagaaggtggtatcgcctagggcgcaaaaaccCCTAGCACCGGCCGTGCCTTCTGTGTCatcccttggggagggggggtgtctaGGGCTGGTTTCACCCCCCACCCTTCCTCGTCCAGCCAGCCTCCGCCACGCGCATTTCCCCAGAATCCACCATCCCTCACCAATAAACGTGTTCTCGTAGATGATGATCTCCTTCACCTCCAACCCGTCCTCGCCGAGCGGGTGGAGCAGGGTGATTTCCGAGGTGTCGTAAGTGTTCGACCGGAAAACCATTGTGCAGTTTTGCCAGTCGAAGGGGAAGTAAGTcacctgccacacacacacacacacacaaaaaaaaaaagagagtgagagagaaaggtccggtctgtcattttttaaaatttactaaCATGCTCTGTATATTTTTTTGTCAAGCAATTCATTGATTTTATAATAacaaagaaatacaaaaaaataaaaaataaaaccacaatttttttgcttgacttccctccactccccctcttggttccattgtTCTGTGCTTGTTGACGCACGTCCATAAAACCTTATATATTCGTCACGATTGAAGAGTGGCagataaaattaatggactatgcagaattagacaagatgacaggaagaattcgaaaccggtggataccaggaattcctgaaggattggactaaatttcagaaatgtttgaaagacaattgtaaaccaCCAATCACGCTGGTAGGTtcacaagaagttttgtaaggttataTGTTCggaaatattatggaaataactttggatggtaataattaattgttgcGATAagaagtaatagtgaagttggaaatacaagaaggaattaggaaatttgaaaatcttgagaagtggttgatggaagtcaaaaacatgtataagagatgaatattaaTGGATGTtgaaaagaatgtatgtaaaatttaataaaaagtattttaaaaaaccttataTATTCTTAACAGTCCATTCTTAAAACCTtcttcatcttattacaagtgacttttaaggtaaacggcgtttccgtgcgctgctctggttcgccagaagcggcttagtcatgccggccacatgacccggaagctgtacgccggctcccttggccagtaaagcgagatgagcgccgcaaccacaacagagtcgtccacgactggacctaatgatcaggggttcCTCTACCtttaaactaaatttgggggtgctgggcggcggatctttgcaccccagcggcgcatatgctaaagatggccctgaacCAAATGCTCTGTTTGTAACCACATCTCATTTAATTTTTTGATAAAGAAAATCTCACTCACCTGGATACTGCAACTGCTTTTGTAAACGGCTGGCGGCTGCCACCGGACGACCCCGTTGTGGTTCACCTGGACGTTGATTGACAGCGCAATGTCAAAGTTGCCGTCGTTGCTGGATAGGGTGAATAATGGACAAAAATAGGGTCCATtatttctagtccagcatccctttcCCACAGAGTTTAGCCACACGCCtgtatgggaaacccgcaagcaggatccgagtgcgagagctctctcccctcttgtggtttagAGAACTTTGtggtttagaggaaaggtgaggaagaggtacatttctgagcacaattcaaagtgttggtgctgaccttgaaagccctaaacggcctcaaaggcccagtatccctgaaggagcgtctccacccccattgttcagcctggacactgaggtccagctccgagggccttctggcggttccctccctgcgagaagtgaggttgcagggaaccaggcagagggccttctcggtggtggcgccctcccgtcagatgtcaaggaaataaagaactatctgacttttagaagacatctgaaggcagccctgtatagggaagtttttaatgtttgataatttattgtatttttaatattttgttggaagacccagtcagatgggtggggtaataataataataataataataataataataatatattattattattattattattattattattattattattattattattagtctataCATAagtgcctggcatggagaaagaagGCAGAGacatgtttttctccctctcctctcgtAACGCTCGAACTTGTGGACGCCCAATGAAGCTTGGACGacgggagattcaggacaggacTTTTTTCACgcagttaatctgtggaactccctgccacaggaggccgaGTTTGCCATCGACAAGAATGGCTTTAGAAAACAATTAGACCAATTCGTGGAGGAGAATGGCTTGAGAGCTTTAGAAGAGGCTGCagagtcaggccagtggcccataataatgtaataacaatttattatttataccccacccacctggctgggtctcccccGATGCCCATTATGAGAAGGCCGTATTATCGCATTATATGGGAAGGCGAGGGATCCCTGCTGGGAACAGCCCCTCCCTTCCCCGCAGGTCGCTTCCTTTTGAAAGCGCcaaagttcctagtcctcattgCCACTCACTTGTTCATTAGGACGATATCCGGGAGCCAGACTTCGTCTGAGAACCTCCTGATCGAGGTGATGCCGTCATAGTCGTCGGGGTCCCAGACGAGGCGGTAGTCGGTCCACGTCTGGTACCCACAGGGAGAGGAAAAGATGTGTTTTATATCGAGAGGGAGATGAAACAGTCATAGGAGAACAGTTAAAGAGGAAAAGTTCCAGTAGACAAACCGCTGCATGatggtttctgaacatcccctgaAGCAGGCaagtccaaagtccgtttcaggggcctaatcgatttaatccggcccctgtggctcaacaactttggtcggccctcacttcatcaaatctggccctctctgaaaaatgtttgggcatttacaattgaatacgttaataggacttcaagaagctttgtagttaatttgtagaggtatcattgtaagtaggatagtagtaAGAAAGGAATTTTTTGATATTgaaagcaatggttgatttaagaagtataatgttaagttagaaattagaaagccatgtgaaggggttgagggaagtcatagcTTGTCAGCCAATGATGAAGGTAAGAAAGTTTTTGTTTGAATGTAGTATTAATCGTAgtttaatgtaaaaataataaaaattatatatttttttaaaaaagaaaaatgtttgggCGCCCCCGGG is a genomic window containing:
- the CHRNB1 gene encoding acetylcholine receptor subunit beta: MADRAILWGLLWSLSALVVSCSEVEGRLVLKLKENYSTTVIPVRSVADRVPVRIGMSLSQLISLAEKDEELTTKVYLDLTWTDYRLVWDPDDYDGITSIRRFSDEVWLPDIVLMNNNDGNFDIALSINVQVNHNGVVRWQPPAVYKSSCSIQVTYFPFDWQNCTMVFRSNTYDTSEITLLHPLGEDGLEVKEIIIYENTFIDNGQWEIRHKPSRKNTLPGDPLYEDITFYLIIRRKPLFYLINVIIPCILITILAIFVFYLPPDAGEKMTLSIFALLTLTVFLLLLADKVPETSLAVPIIVKYLMFTMSFVTLSVILSVVVLNLHHRSPNTHEMPFWVRQIFIHTLPRYLGLRRPKQEALLKPAPPHPKQEIVVKSSRRTDEYFIRTPAYDFQFPKPNRFQPEAFPTDMKKYIDGPSHCIALPPDLKAAMDAVSYIAEQLQEQDDYDELKKDWEYVAIVVDRLFFWTFVIFTTVGTFSIFLDASFHLPPDQPFP